In a genomic window of Stakelama saccharophila:
- a CDS encoding TonB-dependent receptor — MRSLSLPVLLSMLAAAPAARAEEAHGTVSVAAMRLDRAILVVGRQTGASIGLRDRDLARIRVHPVSGSLGAGQALDRMLAGTRARARRIGHGRFVIEARPAMPRPVREEPFPPPPPPEKPEDIIVTASKRDTPLSDYPGDAVVIDGDAFTLAAAGRGNDALETQSASLSSTHLGPGRNKLFLRGIADSSFTGPTQSTVGRYWGNMRVSYSAPDPDLRLYDINRVEILEGPQGTLYGAGSLGGIIRVVPQHPQLDRIGGRAWIGGQATEHGDPGGDLGALINLPLASDVAAARVLAYAGREGGYIDDRLRRRDDVNQVDIAGGRAMLRVAPASDWTIDLAATYQRIDGDDAQYADRDRGDLSRESAIAQPYANDYFLGGLTVRGRIGEVSIVSTTGITDQYVAETFDATANANGELDFAVAHSAPRAFRQINRIRMVATETRLWTRAEDGSGWLLGVSGLTNETRINRKMGPVVMIAPATGVRNRVDEVTAFGEATLVPASDLELTLGGRLTWSRLSGSAEDAPVAYAFRKDPQGKASRESTEALPSLALAWRPSGRWTVFARVQEGYRPGGLAVESDAIRRFQGDRIVTAEIGGRWNGGAAVPLDLSVTLAATRWHDIQADLIDGTGFPTTTNIGDGRVHSLGIRAAWRPLYGLTLDGSLYLNDSRVTSTPPGVAHILAAAASEEAPNALPNVADVSARIGGRYRVDLGGADDLTLSGYARYVGESRLGVGRELGQRQGDYLDSGLDLRLGTAARGITLGVTNLFDVRGNRFALGSPFQVREGGQITPLRPRTIRIGFDASW, encoded by the coding sequence GTGCGCAGCCTTAGCCTTCCCGTCCTGCTGTCCATGCTCGCCGCGGCGCCCGCGGCTCGTGCCGAAGAAGCGCACGGGACGGTATCGGTGGCGGCCATGCGGCTCGACCGGGCGATCCTCGTCGTCGGTCGCCAGACCGGCGCCAGCATCGGCCTGCGCGACCGCGACCTGGCGCGCATTCGGGTCCATCCGGTATCCGGCTCGCTCGGCGCGGGACAGGCGCTCGACCGCATGCTGGCCGGCACCCGCGCCAGGGCGCGGCGCATCGGCCACGGACGCTTCGTCATAGAGGCGCGACCGGCAATGCCGCGGCCCGTGCGCGAAGAACCGTTCCCGCCGCCGCCGCCGCCGGAAAAGCCCGAAGACATCATCGTCACGGCCAGCAAGCGCGATACGCCGCTGTCCGATTATCCCGGCGATGCCGTCGTGATCGACGGGGACGCCTTTACGCTGGCGGCCGCCGGGCGGGGCAATGACGCGCTCGAGACGCAGAGCGCAAGCCTGAGTTCCACCCATCTCGGCCCCGGCCGGAACAAGCTGTTCCTGCGCGGTATCGCGGATTCGAGCTTCACCGGCCCCACCCAGTCCACGGTCGGCCGGTATTGGGGCAATATGCGCGTGAGCTATAGCGCGCCCGATCCCGATTTGCGGCTGTACGACATCAACCGTGTCGAAATCCTCGAAGGTCCGCAGGGAACCTTGTACGGCGCCGGCTCGCTGGGCGGCATCATCCGCGTCGTTCCGCAACATCCGCAACTCGACCGGATCGGCGGGCGCGCATGGATCGGCGGCCAGGCGACCGAGCACGGCGATCCGGGGGGCGATCTCGGCGCATTGATCAACCTGCCTTTGGCCAGCGACGTCGCGGCGGCGCGGGTTCTCGCTTATGCCGGGCGCGAGGGCGGCTATATCGACGACCGGCTGCGCCGCCGCGACGACGTGAACCAGGTCGATATCGCCGGCGGCCGGGCGATGCTGCGCGTCGCACCCGCGAGCGACTGGACGATCGACCTGGCGGCGACCTATCAGCGGATCGACGGGGACGACGCGCAATATGCCGATCGGGATCGTGGCGACCTCAGTCGGGAAAGCGCCATCGCGCAGCCCTATGCCAACGACTATTTTCTGGGCGGACTGACCGTACGCGGTCGGATCGGCGAGGTCTCGATCGTTTCCACCACCGGTATCACCGACCAATATGTCGCGGAGACCTTCGACGCGACCGCCAACGCGAACGGCGAACTGGATTTCGCGGTCGCGCACTCGGCGCCCCGCGCCTTTCGCCAGATCAATCGCATCCGCATGGTCGCCACCGAAACCCGGCTGTGGACGCGGGCCGAGGACGGCAGCGGCTGGTTGCTGGGGGTGAGCGGCCTGACCAACGAGACGCGCATCAACCGCAAGATGGGGCCGGTCGTCATGATCGCGCCGGCGACCGGCGTGCGAAACCGCGTGGACGAAGTGACCGCCTTCGGCGAGGCGACGCTGGTGCCGGCGTCCGACCTCGAACTCACGCTGGGCGGTCGCCTGACCTGGTCCCGCCTTTCGGGCAGCGCCGAGGATGCGCCCGTCGCTTATGCGTTTCGCAAGGACCCGCAGGGAAAAGCGAGCCGCGAATCGACCGAGGCGCTGCCGTCGCTGGCGCTCGCATGGCGTCCGAGCGGGCGGTGGACGGTGTTCGCTCGCGTGCAGGAAGGCTATCGGCCCGGCGGCCTTGCGGTGGAAAGCGACGCGATCCGGCGCTTCCAGGGCGACCGCATCGTGACGGCCGAAATCGGCGGGCGCTGGAACGGCGGGGCGGCGGTGCCGCTCGACCTTTCGGTGACATTGGCCGCCACCCGCTGGCACGACATCCAGGCCGACCTGATCGACGGAACGGGATTTCCCACGACCACCAATATCGGCGATGGCCGGGTTCATTCGCTGGGCATCCGCGCGGCCTGGCGGCCGCTTTACGGCCTGACCCTGGACGGGTCGCTCTATCTGAACGATTCCAGGGTGACGAGCACGCCCCCCGGCGTGGCACACATCCTCGCTGCGGCCGCTTCGGAGGAGGCGCCCAACGCCCTGCCGAACGTGGCCGATGTCAGCGCCCGGATCGGCGGCCGATACCGCGTCGACCTCGGCGGCGCGGACGACCTAACGCTTTCGGGCTATGCCCGCTATGTGGGCGAATCCCGGCTGGGCGTCGGGCGCGAACTGGGGCAACGGCAGGGCGATTATCTGGATAGCGGGCTGGACCTGCGGCTCGGCACGGCGGCGCGGGGAATCACCCTCGGCGTGACCAATCTGTTCGATGTGCGTGGCAACCGGTTTGCGCTGGGAAGCCCCTTCCAGGTTCGCGAGGGCGGGCAGATCACGCCGCTGCGCCCGCGAACGATCCGCATCGGGTTCGACGCCAGTTGGTAA
- a CDS encoding IS5 family transposase produces the protein MGRDGRVRRNAGDAGRDGRPGTLRRHDRQHHHPGAPLRSRHKKGTQTTEALGRSRGGFTTKLHARCDGKGRPLGFMLTPGEAHDVHGFAPLFRMLTDKVTALLADRGYDADAIREEIAFHGVQAVIPAKRGRRNPAAHDRDKYRLRSRIEQLFNKLKNWRRIATRYDKTRTSYIGFVSLASALLWLPFVHKA, from the coding sequence ATGGGTCGAGACGGGCGTGTTCGACGCAATGCTGGAGACGCTGGCCGAGATGGCCGGCCGGGAACGCTCCGTCGACATGATCGACAGCACCATCATCCGGGCGCACCACTGCGCAGTCGGCATAAAAAGGGGACTCAGACGACCGAGGCACTTGGCCGATCGCGCGGCGGCTTCACCACCAAGCTCCACGCGCGCTGCGACGGCAAAGGCCGCCCGCTCGGCTTCATGCTGACACCGGGCGAGGCGCACGACGTGCACGGCTTCGCGCCGCTGTTCCGCATGCTCACCGATAAGGTGACGGCGCTGCTCGCCGACCGCGGCTACGACGCCGATGCCATCCGCGAGGAGATCGCCTTCCATGGCGTGCAGGCGGTGATCCCGGCCAAGCGCGGGCGCCGCAATCCCGCGGCCCACGACCGCGACAAATACCGCCTGCGCAGCCGGATCGAACAGCTCTTCAACAAGCTTAAGAACTGGCGCCGGATCGCCACCCGTTACGACAAGACCCGCACGTCATACATCGGCTTCGTCAGTCTCGCCTCAGCTCTGCTGTGGTTACCCTTTGTCCACAAAGCCTAG
- a CDS encoding MFS transporter, which yields MRSIMLRLVPLLGLIYMIAYIDRQNIAYAKLQMVSALGLSEAAYGLGAGLFFIGYFLFEVPSNLLLERVGAHVWFARIMASWGLVTILLAFAKSAAAFYLLRFLLGVAEAGFFPGVLYVLTLWFPQAHRARAVGVFMLSSALANAVGAAIGGLLLDQDGTLGLAGWQWVFVATGIPAILMAPVVYFLLPPTPHHAKWLEPGQKQWLAHELERSAEDVADEGSAWKTLMDPRVLLLSVIYIGFPLAAYGLSYWLPTIVQGFGVSNTTNGFLNVIPWLLVALALWGVPRHAARFRNQTWHAVGPALLGALCLVLSVVIPGNAAKFVILCIAAAAIFSGQPVFWSLPPRFLTGARAAAGFAAINSVGNLGGFVAQAVVPAIHDRTGSDLAPMLFLATCLTAAGFGVLAIERRLPPVRTVQSQED from the coding sequence ATGCGCAGCATCATGTTGCGGCTCGTGCCACTCCTCGGGCTGATCTACATGATCGCCTATATCGACCGTCAGAACATCGCTTACGCCAAGCTGCAGATGGTCAGCGCGCTGGGCCTCAGCGAAGCAGCCTATGGCTTGGGCGCCGGATTGTTCTTCATCGGCTATTTCCTGTTCGAGGTTCCGAGCAATCTCCTGCTCGAACGGGTCGGCGCGCACGTCTGGTTCGCGCGGATCATGGCTTCCTGGGGCCTTGTCACGATCCTGCTGGCCTTCGCCAAGAGCGCGGCCGCCTTCTATCTGCTGCGCTTTCTGCTGGGCGTCGCGGAAGCGGGGTTCTTTCCCGGTGTGTTGTACGTGCTGACCTTGTGGTTTCCGCAAGCGCATCGTGCCCGGGCGGTGGGCGTGTTCATGTTGTCGAGCGCCCTGGCGAACGCCGTGGGCGCCGCGATCGGCGGATTGCTGCTCGATCAGGACGGTACGCTGGGCCTCGCCGGATGGCAGTGGGTGTTCGTCGCCACGGGCATACCGGCGATCCTTATGGCACCGGTCGTCTATTTCCTGCTGCCGCCGACGCCCCATCACGCCAAATGGCTGGAGCCCGGCCAGAAGCAGTGGCTGGCGCACGAACTCGAGCGATCGGCCGAGGATGTGGCAGACGAAGGCAGCGCCTGGAAGACACTGATGGATCCGCGGGTACTGCTGCTCAGCGTGATCTATATCGGCTTTCCGCTCGCGGCCTATGGGTTGAGCTATTGGCTGCCGACGATCGTCCAGGGCTTCGGGGTGTCCAACACCACGAACGGGTTTCTGAACGTGATCCCCTGGTTGCTCGTGGCCCTGGCGCTATGGGGCGTCCCGCGCCACGCCGCACGCTTTCGAAACCAGACATGGCATGCCGTCGGACCGGCGCTGCTCGGTGCTCTCTGCCTCGTCCTGAGCGTCGTCATACCGGGAAACGCGGCGAAATTCGTCATCCTGTGCATCGCCGCGGCCGCCATCTTTTCCGGCCAGCCCGTATTCTGGTCCCTGCCGCCGCGATTCCTCACCGGCGCGCGGGCCGCGGCCGGTTTCGCCGCGATCAACTCCGTCGGCAACCTCGGCGGATTCGTCGCCCAGGCGGTGGTGCCGGCGATTCATGACCGCACCGGCAGCGATCTCGCGCCCATGCTGTTTCTCGCCACATGCCTGACGGCGGCTGGGTTCGGCGTACTCGCCATCGAGCGGCGCCTGCCACCGGTGCGCACGGTGCAGTCGCAAGAAGATTGA
- a CDS encoding FecR family protein yields the protein MKAIQPEPYSGAVRETARRWAIRVRDPDFSDWEDFTRWLEEDPDHAGAYDVACDTDEAIAALFAVEDREAIPLAAPIADRRSRPAWRRIAFGGGAAAMLAAVLGYSAWDGGAPARTIETRPGVQRTMTLADGSRIILNGDTRLILDPDTPRLATLASGEAIFRVRHDADAPFVVKVAGARLVDVGTTFDVTTGDAGALRVAVAEGAVLYNPKAEAVRLDAGMEMRVTGDQIIVRDVAAADIGSWRHGMLVFHEAPIAEVADALERSLGVSVQVSPDLASTPFTGTLAVTGDRAHAVERLAPLLGASARRSGDGWMLFRSNSAQP from the coding sequence ATGAAAGCGATCCAACCCGAACCCTATTCCGGGGCCGTGCGCGAAACGGCGCGGCGCTGGGCGATCCGGGTGCGCGATCCCGATTTCAGCGATTGGGAGGATTTCACGCGGTGGCTGGAGGAAGATCCCGACCATGCCGGCGCCTATGACGTCGCCTGCGACACCGACGAGGCGATTGCTGCGCTGTTCGCAGTTGAGGACCGCGAAGCCATTCCGCTCGCCGCGCCGATTGCCGATCGCCGTTCGCGGCCGGCTTGGCGCCGCATCGCGTTCGGCGGCGGCGCGGCGGCGATGCTGGCCGCCGTTCTCGGCTATTCGGCGTGGGATGGCGGCGCGCCCGCCCGCACGATCGAAACCCGGCCCGGCGTGCAGCGGACGATGACGCTCGCGGACGGAAGCAGGATCATCCTCAATGGCGATACGCGGCTCATCCTCGATCCCGACACGCCGCGCCTCGCCACGCTCGCGAGCGGTGAAGCGATATTCCGGGTGCGCCACGACGCGGACGCCCCCTTCGTGGTCAAGGTAGCCGGTGCCAGGCTGGTCGATGTCGGCACCACGTTCGACGTGACCACGGGCGACGCCGGCGCATTGCGCGTGGCCGTGGCGGAGGGCGCCGTCCTGTACAATCCTAAGGCCGAGGCGGTGCGACTGGACGCCGGCATGGAAATGCGGGTGACGGGCGACCAGATCATCGTGCGCGACGTGGCGGCGGCCGATATCGGCAGTTGGCGGCACGGGATGCTGGTATTCCACGAAGCGCCGATCGCCGAGGTGGCGGATGCGCTAGAGCGTAGTCTCGGCGTATCGGTGCAGGTGTCTCCGGACCTGGCGAGCACGCCCTTCACCGGTACACTCGCCGTGACCGGCGATCGCGCGCATGCGGTCGAGCGACTGGCGCCCTTGCTGGGCGCCTCCGCGCGGCGTAGTGGCGACGGCTGGATGTTGTTTCGTTCGAACAGTGCGCAGCCTTAG
- a CDS encoding helix-turn-helix transcriptional regulator, giving the protein MPTPAVPRHIACASNSEQLFNTALKWLEQDATPRVIVSRNLQLQWANEAAKALLDTGADIALRDGALALDGQYQQKQLADFVETLSSHMRTLAVECPSGGHFLFRGWAFEARRLACLCFVRDAPEFTPHYTDVEKVFGLTHAEHGVLGLILHGSTVADIAQSQNISPGTVRTHIRRIYSKIGVSSRESLLFRLSAFRVL; this is encoded by the coding sequence GTGCCAACGCCTGCCGTTCCGCGCCATATCGCATGTGCGAGCAACAGCGAACAACTCTTCAACACAGCCCTGAAATGGCTGGAGCAGGACGCGACACCGCGTGTGATCGTATCACGCAACCTGCAATTGCAGTGGGCGAACGAAGCGGCCAAGGCGCTCCTGGACACCGGCGCCGACATCGCCCTTCGCGACGGGGCATTGGCCCTGGACGGCCAATACCAGCAAAAGCAACTGGCCGATTTCGTCGAAACGTTGAGCAGTCACATGCGGACGCTGGCGGTCGAATGCCCGTCCGGCGGACACTTTCTCTTCCGTGGCTGGGCGTTCGAGGCCCGAAGACTCGCCTGCCTGTGCTTCGTGCGGGACGCCCCCGAGTTCACGCCGCACTATACCGATGTCGAAAAGGTATTCGGTCTTACCCATGCCGAGCACGGCGTGCTCGGCCTGATCCTGCACGGCAGCACGGTCGCCGACATCGCGCAGAGCCAGAATATTTCACCCGGCACCGTCAGGACGCACATCCGGCGGATTTATTCCAAGATCGGCGTTTCTTCCCGCGAAAGCCTTTTGTTCCGCCTGAGCGCCTTTCGCGTCCTCTGA
- the rarD gene encoding EamA family transporter RarD produces MSRHQHPDSPPADGLAMGVGAYALWGLLPLYFKLLQPVGAVEIVAHRVAWSLLLVLAIVALRRRLALWRSLLRQVRVLRLMAASATLIAVNWLVYVWAVNHAHVVAASLGYFLNPLVNVVLGLLVFGERLGRLQWTAIALAGAGVAVMAQAAPGGLWISLALALSFGFYGMVRKLAPIESLEGLATETLLLTPAALVYLVWLGVAGGLDFGQERGTDLLLMLSSVMTSVPLLLFAAAARRLRYSTLGLLQYIAPTLQFLLGVLAFGEPLTTRMLIAFALIWTGLAVFTAHALATHRRRRPAPAV; encoded by the coding sequence ATGTCCCGGCATCAGCATCCCGATTCGCCGCCGGCGGACGGCCTCGCCATGGGCGTCGGCGCCTATGCCCTGTGGGGCCTGCTGCCGCTCTATTTCAAGCTGCTCCAGCCTGTCGGCGCGGTGGAAATCGTCGCCCACCGCGTCGCCTGGTCGCTGCTGCTGGTGCTGGCGATCGTGGCGCTTCGCCGCCGGCTGGCGCTGTGGCGGTCGCTGCTCCGGCAGGTGCGGGTGCTGCGCCTGATGGCCGCCAGCGCGACCCTGATCGCGGTCAACTGGCTGGTCTATGTCTGGGCCGTGAACCACGCCCATGTCGTCGCCGCCAGTCTGGGCTATTTCCTCAACCCGCTGGTGAACGTGGTGCTGGGACTGCTGGTCTTCGGCGAACGGCTGGGGCGCCTGCAATGGACCGCCATCGCCTTGGCCGGCGCCGGCGTCGCGGTGATGGCGCAGGCCGCGCCGGGCGGGCTCTGGATCAGCCTGGCGCTGGCGCTCTCTTTCGGCTTCTACGGCATGGTCCGCAAGCTGGCGCCGATCGAATCGCTGGAGGGGCTGGCGACCGAGACGCTGCTGCTGACGCCAGCGGCGCTCGTCTATCTGGTCTGGCTGGGCGTCGCCGGCGGGCTGGATTTCGGACAGGAACGCGGCACCGACCTGTTGCTGATGCTCAGCTCGGTGATGACGTCCGTGCCGCTCCTGCTGTTCGCCGCCGCCGCCAGACGCCTGCGCTACAGCACGCTCGGCCTGCTGCAATATATCGCGCCGACGCTGCAATTCCTGCTCGGCGTCCTGGCCTTCGGCGAGCCGCTGACGACGCGCATGCTGATCGCCTTCGCGCTGATCTGGACCGGGCTGGCGGTCTTCACCGCCCACGCCCTGGCGACGCACCGCCGGCGCCGGCCGGCGCCGGCGGTCTGA
- a CDS encoding autotransporter outer membrane beta-barrel domain-containing protein, whose product MRILLATTGLATVLTLAPATASAQTRTIDEEVTTPVATATAASGQPADVEITEDGAITLDGGTAVTLDSANDVANAGEIQITDADGAVGIEASTAGSGDITNSGSIVIDESYEAEDADDDDDLDGPFAEGTGRFGIRTDGAFTGDIANSGTITVEGNDSGGIALGGALAGSLSSTGKIELTGDDGAAIQAGDVTGDVDLRGTIATRGENTVGVALDGDVGGAVHVQGSIASTGYRYLQAPGDVEDLDTDDLLQGGPAVRVAGNVGGGILVDAPPADADEDVDDEDDDGIDDADEGTGSITSYGAAPALQIGSDARDLTIGGVAGADGHSLVIRGSVGSAGVYSGVDAVAIEIGGMGHAVDLGEGIAIDGAVASQGQASATALRLADGAAANEILVGGEVSARGGSDEAHVTRAIEIGEGATVATISNSGQISATTGGAGTAIAIEDRSGTLDLIENSGAIAATGATDTNGRMIAIDLSANDGGATIRQSLAGEDAAAPAIRGDILFGAGDDMLEVADGAVGGDVAFGAGGNRYLLSGDAAHSGAIAFGSGADTLALSDEASVVGNVDFGGGADVLTLAEGTAFRGALSGSAGLAASVSGTLDATNAGAVALGSLDVGENGALGVTIDGETGTNTVYQVAGAASFAEGARVLVHLDTIQGSLGDHVIVEAGTLSGGDALTTSEAVLPFLFKSDLTADEAAGTVTLSIDRKSAGELGMNRSEAGAYDAVVNALDADEQIADTFLAVDDADTFYDYYRTFLPADAAGLFESVTQASRQQARFLSDRQPESAQEKWNIWLQQYGWGASKDVGETQAYDIGGWGATGGAEHAIGNLGYLGVTLGFGLGRDGDGSNDNEVTTGQYEAAVHWRARFGGLGLAARGSIGKVDFHSQRRFFGDGFDRLSEGDWGGTLWSATGMASYDLAVGKRLHIRPRAAIDYYRLSEDAHSETGGGDAFDLTVEKRVSDEAAATGSMTLGYELGSLDPTESWLRLELEGGRREIVGGNIAATTARYGDGDPFTLQPTARKSGWLGRVRLAGGQDLFTVGGEVSAEEQQDHTAIAARMSVRLNW is encoded by the coding sequence ATGCGTATTCTGCTTGCAACCACCGGCCTGGCCACCGTCCTCACTCTTGCGCCGGCAACGGCGTCGGCCCAGACGCGAACGATCGACGAAGAAGTGACGACGCCGGTCGCCACCGCGACCGCCGCCTCCGGCCAGCCTGCCGATGTCGAAATCACCGAGGACGGGGCGATCACGCTGGACGGCGGCACTGCCGTGACTCTCGACAGCGCCAACGACGTGGCCAATGCCGGCGAGATACAGATTACCGACGCCGACGGCGCGGTCGGCATCGAGGCGAGCACGGCGGGTTCCGGCGACATCACCAATAGCGGCTCCATCGTCATCGACGAGAGCTACGAAGCCGAAGACGCCGACGACGATGACGACTTGGACGGACCGTTTGCGGAAGGGACGGGCCGGTTCGGCATCCGCACCGATGGGGCTTTTACCGGCGACATCGCCAATTCCGGTACCATCACGGTGGAGGGTAACGATTCGGGCGGCATTGCGCTGGGCGGCGCGCTGGCCGGCTCCCTGTCGTCCACCGGCAAGATCGAGCTGACCGGTGATGACGGCGCGGCTATCCAAGCGGGAGACGTTACCGGAGACGTCGATCTGCGCGGGACGATCGCGACGCGCGGCGAGAATACGGTCGGCGTCGCGCTGGACGGCGATGTCGGCGGCGCGGTCCATGTCCAGGGCAGCATCGCCTCGACCGGCTATCGCTATCTGCAGGCGCCCGGGGACGTCGAAGATCTGGATACCGACGATCTGTTGCAGGGCGGGCCGGCCGTCCGGGTGGCCGGCAATGTCGGCGGCGGCATCCTGGTCGATGCGCCGCCGGCCGATGCCGATGAGGATGTCGACGACGAGGACGACGACGGCATCGACGATGCCGACGAGGGCACGGGAAGCATCACCAGCTATGGCGCGGCGCCGGCGTTGCAGATCGGATCGGATGCACGCGACCTCACCATCGGCGGTGTCGCCGGCGCCGACGGGCACAGCCTCGTCATTCGCGGTTCCGTCGGCTCCGCTGGCGTCTATTCCGGCGTCGACGCCGTTGCCATCGAGATCGGCGGCATGGGACACGCCGTCGATCTGGGTGAGGGCATCGCGATCGACGGCGCGGTGGCCTCGCAGGGCCAGGCGAGTGCGACCGCGCTGCGTTTGGCGGACGGCGCCGCGGCGAACGAAATCCTCGTCGGCGGCGAGGTCTCGGCGCGCGGGGGAAGCGACGAGGCGCACGTCACCCGCGCCATCGAAATCGGCGAGGGCGCAACCGTGGCGACCATTTCCAACAGCGGTCAGATTTCCGCCACGACCGGCGGGGCCGGCACCGCCATCGCCATCGAGGACCGCTCCGGCACGCTGGACCTGATCGAGAATAGCGGCGCGATCGCGGCTACGGGCGCCACCGATACCAACGGCCGCATGATCGCGATCGACCTCAGCGCCAATGACGGCGGCGCCACGATCCGGCAGTCGCTGGCCGGTGAAGATGCCGCAGCGCCTGCCATCCGCGGGGACATCCTGTTCGGCGCGGGCGACGATATGCTGGAGGTGGCGGACGGCGCGGTAGGCGGCGACGTCGCTTTCGGTGCCGGGGGCAATCGCTACCTGCTGAGCGGCGATGCGGCGCATTCGGGCGCCATCGCCTTCGGCAGCGGGGCGGACACGCTGGCGCTTTCGGATGAAGCCAGCGTCGTCGGCAATGTCGATTTCGGCGGCGGCGCGGATGTGCTGACGCTGGCGGAGGGAACCGCATTTCGCGGCGCACTGTCGGGCAGCGCCGGGCTTGCCGCCAGCGTTTCCGGCACGCTGGACGCGACCAATGCCGGCGCGGTGGCCCTGGGGTCGCTCGATGTCGGCGAGAACGGCGCGCTGGGCGTCACGATCGATGGCGAGACGGGTACGAACACCGTGTACCAGGTCGCCGGCGCGGCATCCTTTGCCGAGGGCGCCAGGGTTCTCGTCCACCTCGACACCATCCAGGGATCGCTGGGCGACCATGTGATCGTCGAGGCGGGCACGCTGAGCGGCGGCGACGCCCTGACCACGAGCGAGGCGGTGCTGCCGTTCCTGTTCAAGAGCGACCTGACCGCCGACGAGGCGGCCGGAACCGTCACGCTGAGCATCGACCGCAAGTCGGCGGGCGAGCTGGGCATGAATCGGTCCGAGGCCGGCGCATATGATGCGGTCGTCAACGCGCTCGACGCCGACGAACAGATCGCGGACACCTTCCTCGCCGTGGACGACGCGGACACCTTCTACGATTATTACCGTACGTTCCTGCCGGCCGACGCCGCCGGGCTGTTCGAGTCCGTCACCCAGGCATCGCGCCAGCAGGCGCGCTTCCTGTCCGACCGTCAGCCCGAGAGCGCGCAGGAGAAATGGAATATCTGGTTGCAGCAATATGGCTGGGGCGCATCGAAGGATGTCGGCGAGACCCAGGCCTATGACATCGGCGGCTGGGGCGCGACCGGCGGCGCGGAGCACGCGATCGGCAATCTCGGCTATCTGGGCGTCACGCTGGGTTTCGGCCTGGGGCGCGACGGCGACGGCTCGAACGACAACGAGGTTACCACCGGCCAGTATGAAGCGGCGGTGCATTGGCGTGCCCGGTTCGGCGGACTGGGCCTCGCCGCGCGGGGATCGATCGGCAAGGTCGATTTTCACAGCCAGCGCCGCTTTTTCGGCGACGGTTTCGATCGCCTGTCGGAAGGCGACTGGGGCGGCACCTTGTGGTCGGCGACCGGCATGGCGTCCTACGACCTGGCGGTCGGCAAGCGCCTGCATATCCGGCCGCGCGCCGCGATCGATTACTACCGGTTGAGCGAGGATGCACATAGCGAGACGGGCGGCGGCGACGCCTTCGACCTGACCGTCGAGAAGCGGGTCAGCGACGAGGCGGCCGCGACCGGCAGCATGACGCTGGGCTACGAACTGGGCAGCCTGGACCCCACGGAAAGCTGGCTGCGGCTGGAACTGGAAGGCGGCCGGCGCGAGATCGTCGGCGGCAACATCGCGGCGACCACCGCCCGGTATGGCGACGGCGATCCCTTCACGCTGCAGCCGACGGCGCGCAAGAGCGGCTGGCTGGGTCGGGTGCGGCTCGCCGGCGGGCAGGACCTGTTCACCGTCGGCGGCGAAGTCAGCGCCGAGGAGCAGCAGGACCATACCGCCATCGCCGCCCGCATGTCCGTTCGCCTGAACTGGTAG
- a CDS encoding RNA polymerase sigma factor, producing the protein MADDGSTGLNRILLQNRDRFLRFLAARGARDDAEDVFQDLWHRIGSRPPGPVADPVPYLFRAAENLLRDRRRAATSREQREEAWQTGPGEPAARPSGEQALIARERLREAERVLGQLGSRCERIFRRYRLEGETQAAIARQEGVSLSTVEKELQKAYRALAELQERFDAE; encoded by the coding sequence ATGGCGGACGACGGTAGCACCGGTCTGAATAGAATCCTGCTGCAGAACAGGGATCGATTCCTGCGATTCCTTGCAGCGCGTGGTGCCCGCGACGATGCGGAAGACGTTTTCCAGGATCTGTGGCACCGGATCGGATCCCGGCCGCCCGGTCCGGTGGCTGACCCCGTCCCCTATCTTTTTCGCGCGGCGGAGAACCTCTTGCGGGATCGACGCCGCGCCGCGACGAGCCGCGAACAGCGAGAAGAGGCGTGGCAGACCGGACCGGGCGAGCCCGCGGCACGCCCCTCCGGCGAGCAAGCCCTGATCGCCCGCGAACGGCTGCGCGAGGCAGAGCGGGTGCTGGGACAACTGGGAAGTCGCTGCGAACGCATTTTCCGTCGCTACCGACTGGAAGGCGAGACCCAGGCGGCGATCGCGCGGCAGGAGGGCGTGAGCCTGAGCACGGTCGAGAAGGAATTGCAGAAGGCCTATCGCGCCTTGGCCGAGTTGCAGGAGCGGTTCGATGCGGAATGA